Proteins encoded by one window of Brevibacterium atlanticum:
- a CDS encoding YdhK family protein, which yields MRKRLMTTVAAGVLGGALVLTGCSTGGDQDQATPSSTSQHEGHGSSGSSSDGGGMEHPMDGGPAPEGIEKAASPKHPVGTEVTLTADHMEGMDGAPATIAGAYDTYTYAVNFTPTTGGDPVKDHKWVVQEEIKDAGDQRLADGTEVTLEAEHMEGMKGAKATIASSTDETVYMVDYESDGMTMTNHKWVVESEIKPAS from the coding sequence ATGCGTAAGCGCCTCATGACCACCGTCGCCGCAGGAGTGCTCGGCGGAGCACTCGTGCTCACCGGCTGCAGCACCGGAGGAGACCAGGACCAGGCGACGCCCTCGTCGACCAGCCAGCACGAGGGCCACGGAAGCAGTGGCAGCAGTTCTGACGGCGGCGGGATGGAGCATCCGATGGACGGCGGCCCCGCACCCGAAGGCATCGAGAAGGCTGCGTCCCCGAAGCACCCGGTCGGCACCGAGGTCACGCTCACCGCTGATCACATGGAGGGCATGGACGGCGCACCGGCCACCATCGCCGGGGCCTACGACACCTACACCTACGCGGTGAACTTCACGCCCACCACCGGCGGGGATCCGGTCAAGGATCACAAGTGGGTCGTGCAGGAAGAGATCAAGGACGCCGGAGACCAGCGACTGGCCGACGGCACCGAGGTCACTCTCGAGGCCGAACACATGGAGGGTATGAAGGGCGCGAAGGCGACCATCGCCTCCTCCACCGACGAGACCGTCTACATGGTCGACTACGAGTCCGACGGCATGACGATGACCAACCACAAGTGGGTCGTCGAGAGCGAGATCAAGCCGGCCTCCTGA
- a CDS encoding heavy metal translocating P-type ATPase yields the protein MTDPTTHHHDHDGGATTDSGHVNDSHIEQHGHTMEHGDRTGHGDHGSGHGGHAGHGDHVGQFRRLFWINLAIAIPVVAFSPMFAMLLGYSVPGWAGWVAAVLGTVMYAWGGTPFLTGAVSELKSRQPGMMLLIALGITVAFLASWAATLGLVHHELEFWWELALLIVIMLLGHWIEMRSLAQTTSALDSLAALLPDEAERVEGDDVVKVDPADLRVGDVVIVRPGGSVPADGTIVDGRADMDESMITGESRPVARGEGDAVTAGTVATDSGLRVEITATGDDTALAGINRLVAEAQGSSSRAQRIADRAAALLFWFALGAALITAVVWTLVGLPDDAVIRTITVLVIACPHALGLAIPLVVSIATERAARGGVLVKDRLALESMRQVDAVLFDKTGTLTKGEPTVTGVEPTAGLDSDEVLALAAAAEADSEHPLARAIVTAAKEKSLALEPASGFSSSPAVGVTATVADQEIRVGGPRLLEETGQDEVDTADAWRDEGAIILHVLRDGQVIGGLKLADEVRPESRDAVDALHELGVEVVMITGDAEAVANEVGRELGIDRVFAGVRPEDKSAKVAALQDEGKRVAMVGDGVNDAPALAQSDVGIAIGAGTDVAIASAGVILASSDPRSVLSVIQLSRAAYRKMKQNLWWAAGYNLLSVPLAAGVLAPVGFVLPMSVGAILMSISTVVVALNAQLLRRIDLTPDASTRSVLERQK from the coding sequence ATGACGGACCCGACCACGCATCACCACGACCACGACGGCGGCGCGACCACCGATTCCGGCCACGTTAACGACTCGCACATCGAGCAACACGGCCACACCATGGAACACGGCGACCGTACCGGGCACGGCGATCACGGCAGTGGTCATGGTGGTCATGCGGGCCACGGCGACCACGTCGGCCAGTTCCGCAGGCTGTTCTGGATCAACCTCGCCATCGCCATCCCGGTGGTCGCGTTCTCCCCCATGTTCGCCATGCTCCTCGGGTACTCCGTGCCCGGCTGGGCAGGCTGGGTCGCCGCAGTCCTTGGCACCGTCATGTACGCCTGGGGCGGCACCCCGTTCCTCACCGGTGCCGTCAGCGAGTTGAAGAGCCGCCAGCCGGGGATGATGCTGCTCATCGCGCTCGGCATCACCGTCGCCTTCCTCGCCTCCTGGGCCGCCACGCTCGGCCTCGTCCACCACGAGCTCGAGTTCTGGTGGGAGCTGGCACTGTTGATCGTCATCATGCTGCTGGGCCACTGGATCGAGATGCGCTCCCTGGCCCAGACCACCTCGGCGCTGGACTCCCTGGCCGCACTGCTGCCCGACGAGGCCGAGCGCGTCGAGGGCGACGACGTCGTCAAGGTCGACCCCGCCGACCTGCGCGTCGGCGACGTCGTCATCGTCCGCCCCGGCGGCAGCGTCCCCGCCGACGGAACCATCGTCGACGGCCGCGCCGACATGGACGAGTCCATGATCACCGGCGAATCACGCCCCGTCGCCCGCGGCGAGGGCGATGCAGTCACCGCCGGCACCGTGGCCACCGACTCCGGCCTGCGCGTGGAGATCACCGCTACCGGCGACGACACGGCGCTGGCGGGCATCAACCGGCTCGTCGCCGAGGCGCAGGGCTCCTCCTCTCGCGCACAGCGCATCGCCGACCGCGCCGCCGCCCTGCTGTTCTGGTTCGCCCTCGGGGCGGCCCTGATCACCGCAGTCGTTTGGACTCTCGTCGGGCTCCCCGACGATGCGGTCATTCGCACCATCACCGTCCTCGTCATCGCCTGCCCCCACGCGCTGGGCCTGGCGATACCGCTGGTGGTCTCCATCGCCACCGAGCGCGCGGCCCGCGGCGGCGTCCTGGTCAAGGACCGCCTCGCACTGGAGTCCATGCGCCAGGTCGATGCGGTGCTCTTCGACAAGACCGGCACCCTGACCAAGGGCGAGCCCACCGTCACCGGCGTCGAACCGACCGCAGGCCTGGACTCCGACGAGGTGCTCGCCCTGGCCGCCGCGGCCGAGGCCGACAGCGAGCACCCGCTCGCCCGGGCCATCGTCACCGCCGCCAAGGAGAAGAGTCTCGCCCTCGAACCGGCCAGTGGGTTCTCCTCCTCCCCGGCAGTCGGCGTCACCGCGACCGTGGCCGACCAGGAGATTCGCGTCGGCGGTCCACGTCTGCTCGAGGAGACCGGGCAGGACGAGGTCGACACAGCCGACGCGTGGCGGGACGAGGGTGCGATCATCCTACACGTCCTCCGCGACGGGCAAGTGATCGGCGGCCTCAAGCTCGCCGACGAGGTCCGGCCCGAGTCCCGCGACGCCGTCGACGCCCTCCATGAGCTCGGCGTCGAGGTCGTCATGATCACCGGCGATGCCGAGGCCGTGGCGAACGAGGTTGGCCGGGAACTCGGCATCGATCGTGTCTTCGCCGGCGTCCGCCCCGAGGACAAGTCCGCCAAGGTCGCTGCGCTCCAGGACGAGGGCAAGAGGGTCGCGATGGTCGGCGACGGCGTCAACGACGCCCCTGCGCTGGCGCAGTCCGACGTCGGTATCGCCATCGGGGCAGGCACAGACGTCGCCATCGCCTCTGCCGGCGTCATCCTCGCCAGCTCCGACCCGCGCAGCGTCCTGTCGGTCATCCAGCTCTCCCGTGCCGCATACCGTAAAATGAAGCAGAACCTGTGGTGGGCTGCCGGATACAACCTGCTCTCTGTACCGCTCGCGGCGGGCGTGCTCGCACCTGTCGGGTTCGTCCTGCCGATGTCGGTCGGCGCGATCCTGATGTCGATCTCCACTGTCGTCGTCGCGCTCAATGCCCAGCTGCTACGTCGCATCGACCTCACCCCAGATGCCAGCACTCGCTCCGTCCTGGAGCGCCAGAAGTGA
- a CDS encoding metal-sensitive transcriptional regulator, which yields MNTDTATDETGTDTGAHQHGYISDKDRYRNRMKRIEGQARGITKMIDDEKYCIDILTQVSALTRALQGVATGLLDDHLKHCVLDAAKQGDEDAAIAKIQEATDAINRLVRS from the coding sequence ATGAACACCGACACTGCAACCGATGAGACCGGCACCGACACCGGGGCGCATCAGCACGGTTACATCAGCGACAAGGACCGTTACCGCAACCGCATGAAGCGCATCGAAGGCCAGGCCCGCGGCATCACCAAGATGATCGACGACGAGAAGTACTGCATCGACATCCTCACCCAGGTCTCGGCGCTCACCCGGGCCCTGCAGGGGGTAGCGACCGGCCTGCTCGATGACCACCTCAAGCACTGCGTGCTCGACGCCGCCAAGCAAGGCGATGAGGACGCGGCCATCGCCAAGATCCAGGAAGCCACCGATGCCATCAATCGCCTCGTCCGCTCCTGA
- a CDS encoding CueP family metal-binding protein: MTALATSTVLLLSGCADAEPSADAGSDHSLVVEHNLDGLNAQEIIKRLDTTKVADRSSELIASIESDQLVLTDDQNNQTTLPMPEDEFYVSIAPYRGQTHECYFHSLTTCRGELANTDVDVTVVEATSGKTILDETLTTYDNGFVGLWLPRGIDATLTVSTGDRIAKQDISTRIDDPTCLTGLQLT, encoded by the coding sequence ATGACCGCGCTGGCGACCAGCACCGTCCTCCTGCTCAGCGGCTGTGCTGATGCGGAACCGTCCGCTGACGCAGGATCCGATCACTCACTGGTGGTCGAGCATAATCTAGACGGACTGAATGCACAGGAAATCATCAAGCGCCTCGACACAACGAAGGTGGCAGATCGCTCGTCTGAACTCATCGCTTCGATTGAATCCGACCAACTCGTCCTGACCGACGATCAGAACAATCAAACCACTCTGCCGATGCCAGAAGACGAATTCTACGTCTCTATCGCCCCATATCGCGGCCAGACTCACGAATGTTACTTTCACAGCCTCACTACTTGCCGCGGCGAGCTCGCCAATACTGACGTCGACGTCACCGTGGTCGAGGCGACGTCCGGGAAGACCATCCTCGATGAAACACTCACGACTTACGACAACGGATTCGTCGGACTCTGGCTGCCCCGCGGCATTGACGCGACGCTCACGGTCAGCACCGGAGACCGCATCGCGAAGCAGGACATTTCGACCCGCATCGACGACCCCACCTGCTTGACTGGTCTTCAGCTGACTTGA
- the arsB gene encoding ACR3 family arsenite efflux transporter, with protein MSNQASLTAPPVTRRLSTLDRWLPLWIGLAMVAGLLLGRFIPGISELLSHMEIGGISMPIALGLLVMMYPVLAKVRYDKVAAVTGDKKLLISSLVLNWLAGPAIMFALAWLLLPDIPEYRTGLIIVGLARCIAMVVIWNDLACGDREATAVLVAINSVFQVVMFSVLGWFYLSVLPSWLGLDTQGLEVSMGQIALNVLVFLGVPLVAGFASRWIGEKRKGRDWYEEKFVPKVGPWALYGLLFTVVLLFALQGEQITSRPLDVVRIALPLLVYFAVMWFAGLLLGKGIGLGYARSTTLAFTAAGNNFELAIAVAIGTFGATSGQALAGVVGPLIEVPVLVGLVYVSLWAAKAWFRTDPYNQEVRTS; from the coding sequence ATGTCTAATCAAGCATCTCTCACTGCACCCCCTGTGACGCGACGGCTCTCGACCCTGGACAGGTGGCTGCCGCTGTGGATCGGGCTGGCGATGGTCGCAGGCCTCCTTCTGGGACGATTCATTCCTGGAATCTCGGAGTTGCTGTCGCACATGGAGATCGGCGGGATCTCCATGCCGATCGCGCTCGGCCTTCTCGTGATGATGTACCCGGTCCTGGCCAAGGTCCGCTACGACAAAGTCGCCGCCGTCACCGGCGACAAGAAGCTCCTCATCTCCTCTCTGGTACTCAATTGGCTCGCCGGGCCGGCGATCATGTTCGCCCTGGCCTGGCTGCTCCTGCCCGACATTCCCGAGTACCGCACCGGGCTCATCATCGTCGGTCTGGCCCGCTGCATCGCCATGGTCGTGATCTGGAACGACCTGGCCTGCGGCGACCGCGAGGCGACCGCGGTGCTAGTGGCGATCAACTCGGTCTTCCAGGTCGTCATGTTCTCCGTCCTCGGCTGGTTCTACCTCAGCGTCCTGCCGAGCTGGCTCGGCCTGGACACACAAGGGCTCGAGGTGTCGATGGGCCAGATTGCCCTCAACGTCCTCGTCTTCCTCGGAGTGCCCCTGGTCGCGGGATTCGCCTCGCGCTGGATCGGTGAGAAGCGCAAGGGCCGGGACTGGTACGAGGAGAAATTTGTTCCTAAGGTCGGACCATGGGCCTTGTACGGGCTGCTGTTCACTGTGGTACTGCTGTTCGCCCTCCAGGGTGAGCAGATCACGAGCCGGCCGCTGGACGTCGTCCGGATCGCTCTGCCGCTACTGGTGTACTTCGCCGTCATGTGGTTCGCCGGCCTGCTGCTGGGCAAAGGCATCGGCCTCGGTTATGCACGGTCGACGACACTGGCATTCACTGCGGCGGGCAACAACTTCGAGCTCGCCATCGCCGTCGCGATCGGCACCTTCGGCGCGACTTCCGGCCAGGCACTGGCCGGCGTCGTCGGACCGCTCATCGAGGTGCCCGTCCTCGTCGGCCTCGTCTACGTCTCCCTCTGGGCCGCCAAGGCGTGGTTCCGCACCGATCCCTATAACCAGGAGGTACGAACGTCATGA
- a CDS encoding metalloregulator ArsR/SmtB family transcription factor yields MTDIALTPAAPDEDCLPQVTPISTALGQEVAATLAGTLKALADPLRLRMLSAIAADPRGESCVCDLADLADVSQPTVSHHLKVLRTVGLLDSERRGTWVWYSIAPGKSDAVAALLEGFAPAAVAPSMEPETTAAAELESMDEHIERLAADLANATSQLPRDTVTSIVRESYTALARSAKITRYLVPLSERFARQRLADLTRNRATAPPQVLFVCVANAGRSQLAAALTRSLSEGRVVARSAGSTPAAGIHPHVRDLVAEIDREAADEAFPKPLTDDAIRAADVVVTMGCGDACPVVPGVRYEDWAVGDPALASPEGLAAIRDDIATRVSRLLPTFTTE; encoded by the coding sequence ATGACCGACATCGCCCTGACGCCAGCCGCCCCCGATGAAGACTGCCTGCCCCAAGTGACGCCGATCTCGACGGCCCTCGGCCAGGAGGTTGCCGCGACACTCGCGGGCACCCTCAAAGCCCTCGCCGACCCATTGCGTCTGCGGATGCTCTCGGCGATCGCAGCCGATCCTCGCGGCGAGTCGTGCGTATGCGATCTCGCCGACCTCGCCGACGTCTCACAGCCGACCGTCTCCCACCACCTCAAGGTCCTCCGGACAGTGGGGCTGCTCGATTCCGAGCGCCGTGGGACTTGGGTCTGGTACAGCATCGCGCCAGGGAAAAGTGACGCTGTCGCCGCCTTGCTCGAAGGATTCGCACCGGCGGCCGTCGCCCCCAGCATGGAACCGGAAACGACGGCCGCCGCAGAGCTGGAGAGCATGGACGAGCACATCGAGCGTCTGGCCGCCGACCTCGCCAACGCGACGTCGCAGCTGCCGCGGGATACCGTCACCAGCATCGTCCGGGAATCGTACACGGCGCTGGCCCGGTCGGCGAAGATCACACGCTACCTGGTGCCCCTGAGCGAACGCTTCGCTCGGCAGCGACTGGCTGACCTCACCCGCAACCGAGCAACCGCACCGCCTCAGGTGCTGTTTGTCTGCGTCGCCAACGCAGGTCGCTCCCAGCTGGCCGCGGCGCTGACCCGCAGCCTGTCCGAGGGCAGGGTCGTCGCCCGATCCGCCGGCTCGACCCCGGCGGCGGGCATCCACCCGCACGTGCGCGACCTCGTCGCCGAGATCGACCGCGAGGCCGCCGACGAGGCGTTCCCCAAGCCGCTCACCGACGACGCCATTCGCGCCGCCGATGTCGTGGTGACCATGGGCTGCGGCGACGCCTGCCCCGTCGTCCCCGGAGTCCGGTACGAAGACTGGGCTGTCGGCGACCCGGCCCTGGCATCGCCGGAGGGACTCGCCGCTATCCGCGACGACATCGCTACACGCGTCAGCCGACTCCTCCCCACCTTCACCACCGAATGA
- a CDS encoding arsenate reductase ArsC, with amino-acid sequence MNDRTPSVLFVCVHNAGRSQMAAGWLRHLAGDRIEVRSAGSMPVEQINPVAVEAMLEVGIDITAEQPKVLTAEAVQDSDVVITMGCGDACPYFPGKRYEDWELDDPAGQGIEAVRPIRDEIRSRIETLTAELLGQDPARA; translated from the coding sequence ATGAACGATCGCACGCCCTCCGTCCTGTTCGTCTGCGTCCACAACGCCGGCCGTTCCCAGATGGCTGCCGGCTGGCTGCGCCACCTCGCCGGGGACCGCATCGAGGTCCGCTCGGCCGGGTCGATGCCCGTCGAGCAGATCAATCCGGTCGCTGTCGAGGCCATGCTCGAGGTGGGGATCGACATCACTGCCGAGCAGCCCAAGGTGCTCACAGCCGAGGCCGTGCAGGACTCCGACGTCGTCATCACGATGGGCTGCGGTGACGCCTGCCCGTACTTCCCCGGCAAGCGCTACGAGGACTGGGAGCTCGACGATCCCGCTGGTCAGGGCATCGAGGCGGTGCGCCCGATTCGCGACGAGATCAGGTCTCGGATCGAGACGCTCACCGCAGAGCTGCTCGGCCAGGACCCGGCGCGGGCGTGA
- a CDS encoding FAD-dependent oxidoreductase — MSDVVVIGGGQAGLAAGYFLRRAGLDFVILDDQEQPGGAWQHGWQSLRMFSPAQYSPLPGWSMPAQVGETFPHRRPRRGLPPTIRGTLRVAYASVGQRHQRPPGE, encoded by the coding sequence GTGAGTGACGTCGTCGTCATCGGAGGAGGCCAGGCCGGTCTCGCCGCGGGATATTTCCTCCGCCGCGCCGGCTTGGACTTCGTCATCCTCGACGACCAGGAACAGCCGGGAGGAGCCTGGCAACACGGCTGGCAGTCGCTGCGAATGTTCTCCCCGGCCCAGTACAGCCCCCTGCCCGGTTGGTCGATGCCCGCCCAGGTCGGCGAGACGTTCCCCCACCGCCGACCACGTCGTGGACTACCTCCAACGATACGAGGAACGCTACGAGTTGCCTATGCATCGGTCGGTCAGCGTCACCAGCGTCCGCCGGGAGAATGA
- a CDS encoding NAD(P)-binding domain-containing protein: MDYLQRYEERYELPMHRSVSVTSVRRENDRWIVDTDAGSLNASVVISATGTWQSPYLPYFPGQDTFTGRQLHTVDYDSPDMFAGRRVVVVGGGNSAAQILAEVSTVAETLWVTRRPPLFMPDEVDGRVLFDVATAREAARRSGRDHDGVTGLGDIVMVPPVREARDRGVLDRSPMFDRLTSKGVSWHDGREHECDAIIWCTGFRPHLGHLSGLGLTRDHGHPVTDGTRSIDHPGLHLLGYGDWTGLASATIIGATRTAKPTIAEISAWMDRS; this comes from the coding sequence GTGGACTACCTCCAACGATACGAGGAACGCTACGAGTTGCCTATGCATCGGTCGGTCAGCGTCACCAGCGTCCGCCGGGAGAATGATCGTTGGATCGTGGACACGGACGCAGGCTCTCTCAATGCCTCTGTGGTGATCAGTGCCACTGGCACGTGGCAGAGTCCCTATCTGCCGTACTTCCCGGGTCAGGACACGTTCACCGGCAGGCAGCTGCACACCGTCGACTACGACTCCCCTGACATGTTCGCCGGCCGACGGGTCGTGGTCGTCGGAGGAGGGAACTCGGCCGCGCAGATCCTCGCCGAGGTCTCCACAGTCGCCGAGACCTTGTGGGTGACGCGTCGTCCGCCGCTGTTCATGCCCGACGAGGTGGACGGCAGAGTACTCTTCGACGTCGCTACTGCCCGCGAGGCAGCCCGTCGCTCTGGTCGTGATCACGACGGTGTGACGGGACTCGGAGACATCGTCATGGTGCCTCCCGTGCGCGAGGCTCGCGATCGCGGTGTCTTGGACCGCTCGCCCATGTTCGACCGCCTCACCTCGAAGGGGGTCTCTTGGCACGACGGCCGAGAACACGAGTGCGATGCGATCATCTGGTGCACCGGTTTCCGTCCACACCTCGGACATCTCAGCGGGCTGGGGCTGACTCGCGACCATGGCCATCCCGTCACCGACGGCACTCGGAGCATCGACCACCCCGGACTGCACTTGCTCGGATACGGCGACTGGACCGGACTCGCCTCCGCCACCATCATCGGCGCAACCCGGACAGCCAAGCCCACCATCGCCGAGATCAGCGCTTGGATGGACCGGTCATGA
- a CDS encoding arsenate-mycothiol transferase ArsC, which yields MIEKKPSVLFVCVKNAGKSQMAAALMRQVAGDSVRVHSAGTSPGTALNALSAASVAEVGASMDGEHPKPIDPTLLQTADRVVVIGDEAVVEPVPGMAGTIETWTIDEPSARGIEGEERIRLIRGQLAEKVRHLVGELAAGPVA from the coding sequence GTGATCGAGAAGAAGCCGTCCGTCCTGTTCGTCTGCGTCAAGAACGCAGGCAAGTCGCAGATGGCCGCCGCACTCATGCGCCAGGTCGCCGGCGACTCCGTCCGGGTGCACTCGGCCGGCACCTCCCCCGGGACAGCGCTCAATGCCTTGTCCGCTGCCTCTGTCGCCGAGGTCGGGGCGAGCATGGACGGCGAGCACCCGAAGCCGATCGATCCCACTTTGTTGCAGACTGCGGACCGCGTCGTCGTGATCGGCGACGAGGCTGTCGTCGAGCCCGTGCCGGGGATGGCCGGGACCATCGAGACATGGACGATCGACGAGCCCTCGGCGCGAGGGATCGAGGGCGAGGAACGAATTCGCCTGATTCGCGGCCAGCTCGCCGAGAAGGTGCGCCATCTTGTCGGCGAACTCGCTGCCGGGCCCGTGGCCTGA
- a CDS encoding MFS transporter: MAERVSRPSLGAVLTALCVTEVVSWGLLYYAFPVLAPRISADTGWSPVAVTSAFSVALAMSALAGVPVGRFIDRHGPRLVMTAGSGLGVLTLVVIAASPNLPVFIVGWAFAGVAMAGVLYPPAFAAITGWFAARRLGALTTLTLVAGLASTVFAPLTAATYDQLGWRQTYLWAAVLLAVLTVPTHWVVLRRPWPQPVHVISKEPEAEKDYTSHVVRDTRFRLLTAGLTLVALAMYAALLALVPLMLERGLSPQTAAWVLGLGGLGQVAGRLVYTALARYASLVVRTATVFGLVTVSTAVLAMVPGPVGLLVAASMTAGVGRGIATLLQATAVTDRWGARGYGRLSGVLGLPVLLATALAPGAGAVLAEVTGSYATGFAVLAAVAAVGTVLMVASSSTRTSCSAGLAPSRAT; the protein is encoded by the coding sequence TTGGCTGAGCGCGTCTCTCGGCCGTCGCTGGGAGCGGTGCTCACGGCGCTGTGCGTAACCGAGGTCGTCTCTTGGGGGCTGCTCTACTACGCATTCCCGGTGCTCGCTCCGCGAATCAGCGCGGACACCGGGTGGTCGCCGGTGGCCGTCACCTCGGCGTTCTCTGTGGCCCTGGCCATGTCTGCGCTGGCCGGGGTGCCGGTCGGGCGCTTCATCGATCGGCACGGACCTCGTCTTGTTATGACCGCCGGCTCGGGCCTCGGCGTTCTGACGCTGGTGGTGATCGCTGCGTCGCCGAACCTGCCGGTGTTCATCGTCGGCTGGGCATTCGCGGGAGTCGCCATGGCCGGAGTGCTCTATCCGCCGGCGTTTGCCGCGATCACCGGTTGGTTCGCTGCCCGCCGCCTCGGCGCGCTGACCACACTCACTCTGGTCGCCGGCTTGGCGAGCACGGTCTTCGCTCCGTTGACCGCAGCAACGTATGACCAGTTGGGATGGCGACAGACGTATCTCTGGGCGGCAGTTCTACTGGCAGTCCTTACGGTCCCGACCCACTGGGTCGTGCTGCGACGCCCCTGGCCCCAACCGGTGCATGTCATCTCGAAGGAACCCGAAGCCGAGAAAGACTACACCTCTCACGTCGTCCGGGACACGCGGTTCCGGCTGCTGACCGCCGGACTGACCTTGGTCGCACTGGCGATGTACGCCGCACTGCTGGCTCTGGTGCCGCTCATGCTCGAGCGCGGTCTGAGTCCCCAAACCGCTGCATGGGTGCTCGGCCTCGGCGGTCTCGGCCAGGTCGCCGGACGACTCGTCTATACCGCTCTTGCCCGATACGCCTCACTTGTCGTGCGCACTGCGACCGTGTTCGGCCTCGTCACCGTCAGCACCGCGGTGCTCGCTATGGTCCCCGGGCCGGTCGGTCTGCTGGTCGCGGCGTCTATGACCGCCGGGGTCGGGCGCGGCATCGCGACGCTGCTCCAGGCGACCGCGGTCACCGATCGGTGGGGCGCACGCGGATACGGCCGCCTCTCCGGCGTCCTCGGCCTCCCGGTCCTGCTGGCCACCGCATTGGCTCCCGGGGCCGGTGCGGTCCTCGCCGAGGTCACCGGCAGCTACGCAACCGGTTTCGCGGTCCTGGCAGCGGTGGCCGCGGTGGGAACCGTGCTCATGGTCGCCAGCTCGTCCACGAGGACCTCGTGTTCGGCGGGCCTCGCGCCCTCGCGAGCGACCTGA
- a CDS encoding flavin-containing monooxygenase: MSRGRLLIVGGGQSGLAAARAGRDRGWEPVVLEAGDEPVGSWPRYYDSLRLFSPRRYSAFPGHPFPGDPDGYPGRDEVADYLRGYAEWLGVEMRTNARVTEVAADGPGFAVDLADGSSLVGEALIAASGSFASPYVPTIPGRETFQGRVLHVADYRSPEEFAGQRVVVVGAGNSAVQVAHELAEHARTSLAVRDKVRFAPQVIAGRDLHWWLKLTRADLLPPSVLDRIITGTPVIDAGKYRAALEAAYPDEQPMFAKYVPGGVVWPDGSRERVDSVVFATGYRPHLSYLCGLGVLDEASAPRHDRGISTVLPGLAFLGLEFQRSFSSNTLRGVHRDAGYVVDALARQQRGVVVG, encoded by the coding sequence ATGAGCCGAGGTCGCCTGTTGATTGTGGGCGGCGGGCAGTCGGGCCTCGCCGCGGCCCGTGCTGGGCGTGACCGCGGCTGGGAGCCGGTGGTGCTCGAGGCCGGTGACGAGCCGGTTGGGTCGTGGCCGCGCTACTACGACAGCCTGCGGCTGTTCTCCCCGCGCCGGTACAGCGCCTTCCCGGGTCACCCGTTCCCCGGCGACCCCGACGGGTACCCGGGCCGCGACGAGGTCGCCGACTACCTCCGCGGCTACGCAGAGTGGCTGGGCGTCGAGATGCGGACCAATGCTCGCGTCACCGAGGTCGCTGCCGACGGCCCGGGCTTTGCCGTGGATCTGGCCGATGGGAGCAGCCTGGTCGGGGAAGCACTCATCGCTGCCTCGGGGTCGTTCGCCAGCCCCTACGTGCCGACGATTCCCGGCAGGGAGACATTCCAGGGCAGGGTCCTGCACGTGGCCGACTACCGGTCGCCCGAAGAGTTCGCCGGTCAGCGGGTCGTGGTCGTCGGCGCAGGCAACTCCGCCGTCCAGGTAGCACACGAGCTCGCCGAGCACGCCCGGACATCGCTGGCGGTGCGAGACAAGGTGCGGTTCGCGCCGCAGGTCATCGCCGGTCGCGACCTGCATTGGTGGCTGAAGCTTACCCGCGCCGACCTCCTGCCGCCGTCGGTTCTCGACAGGATTATCACAGGCACACCGGTCATCGACGCCGGAAAGTACCGGGCTGCGCTCGAGGCAGCTTACCCAGACGAACAGCCGATGTTCGCTAAGTACGTCCCGGGTGGCGTCGTGTGGCCTGACGGATCGCGGGAGCGCGTCGACTCTGTTGTCTTCGCGACTGGCTATCGACCGCACCTGTCGTACCTGTGCGGCCTCGGCGTCCTCGACGAGGCCAGCGCGCCCAGGCACGATCGCGGCATTTCGACCGTGCTGCCAGGTCTTGCGTTCCTGGGCTTGGAGTTCCAGCGTTCGTTCTCGTCGAACACCCTGCGCGGTGTCCACCGCGACGCGGGTTACGTCGTCGATGCGCTGGCCAGGCAGCAGCGGGGCGTCGTCGTTGGCTGA